The stretch of DNA GTGAAATTCATGAAGTATGTTGAGGAAGTAGATTTAACTAAGGTAAAACCTTATGGTGATACATTAAATGATGGAATGGTACAGCTAAGTTTCACTCTTCCAGTAACCTACGGTGACGAGGCTAAAGAAGCGGCTAGAAGATTGGCAATGGAAATGGGGTTGGAAGAACCAAATGTTACCTATTATAATGATTTAGGAGTAGGATATACCTATTTTGTAGTATATGGTAAATGTACTCATACAGTAGATTATACAAAAATTCAAGTTCC from Tissierellales bacterium encodes:
- a CDS encoding OAM dimerization domain-containing protein, which codes for MKYVEEVDLTKVKPYGDTLNDGMVQLSFTLPVTYGDEAKEAARRLAMEMGLEEPNVTYYNDLGVGYTYFVVYGKCTHTVDYTKIQVPKVEGIVMSKEEVEEYIKENIKREVVIVGACTGTDAHTVGIDAIMDMKGNIMKGHVQDAMFNM